In Streptomyces chartreusis, the following proteins share a genomic window:
- the yajC gene encoding preprotein translocase subunit YajC gives MSLVTLLPFIVLIGAMFLMTRSAKKKQQQAADMRNQMQPGSGVRTIGGMYGTVKEVSDDTVLVDAGPGVELLFAKNAIGAVLSDDEYNRIVHGIEHDLKSDVVPDDASSLTETDEPDAAAASDEKAVDLGKKDENDEAEEPSDASVAADAKSDDEPKKTDGGDSDAK, from the coding sequence GTGAGTCTCGTGACCCTCCTCCCGTTCATCGTGCTCATCGGGGCCATGTTCCTGATGACCCGGTCTGCGAAGAAGAAGCAGCAGCAGGCCGCCGACATGCGGAACCAGATGCAGCCCGGATCCGGTGTCCGCACCATCGGTGGCATGTACGGCACCGTCAAGGAGGTCAGCGACGACACCGTCCTCGTTGACGCCGGCCCGGGCGTGGAGCTTCTCTTCGCCAAGAACGCGATCGGTGCCGTCCTCTCCGACGACGAGTACAACCGGATCGTGCACGGCATCGAGCACGACCTGAAGTCCGACGTCGTACCGGACGACGCCTCCTCCCTCACCGAGACCGACGAGCCCGACGCTGCCGCCGCCTCCGACGAGAAGGCCGTCGACCTCGGTAAGAAGGACGAGAACGACGAGGCCGAGGAGCCGTCCGACGCCTCCGTCGCCGCCGACGCGAAGTCGGACGACGAGCCGAAGAAGACCGACGGCGGCGACTCCGACGCGAAGTAG